One genomic region from SAR92 clade bacterium H455 encodes:
- a CDS encoding type II toxin-antitoxin system death-on-curing family toxin — translation MSFLLLSVDHIIAIHDEVLESSELQGLAGDKSLEGALSRVDNRLKYGLIEDIYSLAESYAVAISQAHCFNDGNKRTAFQVMDLILDLNGVNAVWDVEEVGQKIVLLSQSKLDEVDLAKWLRRVIV, via the coding sequence ATGAGCTTTTTACTTCTATCGGTCGACCACATTATTGCGATTCATGATGAGGTGTTAGAGTCCAGTGAGCTTCAAGGACTGGCTGGAGATAAATCACTTGAGGGCGCGTTATCACGAGTAGATAATCGGCTCAAGTATGGCTTAATAGAGGATATTTATTCTCTGGCAGAGTCCTACGCTGTGGCTATTTCTCAGGCTCATTGCTTTAACGATGGCAATAAACGAACGGCATTTCAGGTGATGGACCTTATTCTCGATCTAAATGGCGTTAACGCAGTTTGGGATGTAGAGGAGGTGGGGCAAAAAATAGTGTTACTGTCGCAATCCAAGCTTGATGAGGTTGATCTTGCTAAATGGCTTCGGCGCGTAATTGTGTAA
- a CDS encoding Txe/YoeB family addiction module toxin, with protein sequence MWTLYYTKQAQKDARKLASSGLKAKAQQLLTILQSDPWQTPPPFEKLVGDLTGAYSRRINIQHRLVYQVLEPEKAVKILRLWTHYE encoded by the coding sequence ATGTGGACGCTGTATTACACCAAACAGGCCCAAAAAGATGCACGAAAACTAGCATCGTCCGGATTGAAAGCTAAAGCGCAGCAATTATTAACGATTCTCCAGTCCGATCCATGGCAAACTCCGCCGCCTTTCGAAAAGCTGGTGGGTGACCTGACCGGTGCTTATTCAAGAAGAATTAATATTCAGCATCGGCTGGTCTATCAGGTTTTAGAGCCGGAAAAGGCGGTCAAGATATTGCGGCTCTGGACTCATTACGAGTAG
- a CDS encoding type II toxin-antitoxin system Phd/YefM family antitoxin translates to MTTLNVTEARANLYKLIDDTTANHEPVVITGKRGNAVLLAEDDWNAINETLHLLSVPGMRESILEGMQESTDSAVTELNW, encoded by the coding sequence ATGACGACACTGAATGTTACTGAGGCGAGAGCTAACCTGTATAAACTGATCGATGATACGACAGCCAACCATGAGCCGGTGGTTATAACGGGCAAGCGGGGCAATGCGGTTCTTTTAGCTGAAGATGATTGGAATGCGATCAACGAAACCTTGCACCTCTTATCGGTGCCAGGGATGCGCGAATCAATTTTAGAGGGTATGCAGGAGAGCACTGACAGTGCTGTGACTGAATTAAATTGGTAA